A single region of the Lineus longissimus chromosome 14, tnLinLong1.2, whole genome shotgun sequence genome encodes:
- the LOC135498940 gene encoding E3 ubiquitin-protein ligase TRIM17-like encodes MATSETKEKTCVVCLEAPAVKKVDTCQHFYCENCLSSPDFACPQCVIEGYGGQGVNSTGGPGKEGQPDGTGAPELATKNLKKTGTNCKICHFNGEPVRATHVCIKCKQLPLCVNCSIAHRLNKATQKHVVTVIGRSRNDRCTIHDEPLELVCASCSENICHVCMSIEHVGHEIETINEAVFVEFDEVRIGMEYQKKWLEMLRSDEKELKELKASAQEMEDVLIKSIEDHAEKCIEEILKNKEVLKKQVRADHEVVRVMEKRLEAMPELQKASADVAAAADQLLSEQAELHSTYIEQLVVFKQKLDKLQEAHPAYKMDRANYQQTFSELRGKAVRFYPRKLDCEIGGFRDPGPICGAGGPCVCETCEEEFKWPNFTREAECRQKGICTCGTCECVFNRSKLYGDGRCNEIEGGYRCGSRLTSNFGITKKMYRFP; translated from the exons ATGGCAACTTCCGAGACAAAAGAGAAGACGTGTGTGGTGTGTCTAGAAGCTCCAGCTGTCAAAAAA GTGGACACGTGCCAGCATTTCTACTGTGAAAACTGTCTGTCGTCGCCTGACTTCGCTTGCCCCCAGTGTGTGATAGAAGGGTATGGTGGCCAAGGAGTCAACAGTACTGGTGGTCCCGGTAAGGAGGGACAACCTGACGGAACCGGGGCACCAGAACTCGCGACAAAGAATCTGAAGAAGACGGGTACCAACTGTAAAATCTGCCACTTCAACGGCGAGCCAGTTAGAGCTACCCACGTCTGTATCAAGTGCAAGCAGCTGCCACTGTGTGTGAACTGCTCAATCGCGCATAGACTAAATAAAGCTACTCAGAAACACGTAGTAACCGTCATTGGACGGTCAAGGAATGACCGATGTACCATCCATGATGAACCACTCGAGCTTGTTTGTGCTTCATGTTCAGAGAACATCTGCCATGTTTGCATGTCTATAGAACATGTTGGACATGAAATTGAAACGATCAACGAGGCTGTTTTCGTGGAATTTGATGAAGTTAGAATCGGAATGGAATATCAAAAGAAATGGTTGGAGATGTTGAGGTCCGATGAAAAAGAACTGAAGGAATTGAAAGCATCTGCACAAGAAATGGAGGACGTGTTGATCAAGTCGATTGAAGACCACGCTGAGAAGTGTATTGAGGAGATCCTGAAGAATAAGGAGGTTTTGAAGAAACAAGTTAGGGCCGACCATGAGGTTGTGAGAGTGATGGAGAAACGGTTGGAGGCAATGCCAGAGTTACAGAAGGCATCTGCTGATGTTGCCGCTGCAGCGGATCAGCTCCTGAGCGAGCAGGCAGAGCTACATTCGACCTACATCGAACAGCTGGTAGTGTTCAAGCAAAAGCTAGACAAGTTGCAGGAAGCCCATCCTGCTTATAAGATGGACAGGGCAAACTATCAACAAACTTTCAGCGAACTTCGTGGGAAGGCCGTGAGATTTTATCCGAGGAAGCTTGATTGTGAGATTGGCGGCTTTCGGGATCCAGGGCCTATATGTGGTGCAGGTGGGCCATGTGTGTGTGAAACGTGTGAAGAGGAATTCAAGTGGCCAAATTTTACCAGAGAGGCAGAATGTCGTCAGAAGGGGATATGCACCTGCGGGACATGTGAATGTGTTTTTAATCGTTCAAAGCTCTACGGGGATGGAAGGTGTAATGAAATAGAGGGGGGATATCGTTGTGGATCTAGGCTTACGTCTAATTTTGGCATTACTAAAAAGATGTACAGGTTCCCTTAA
- the LOC135498939 gene encoding E3 ubiquitin-protein ligase TRIM56-like, giving the protein MAASDTKRDLCMICLEAPDVRKVDTCQHSYCENCLSSPNFSCPQCVNDNLESGRSKKELAARGESEKPTAGDCNNAPLVAAICKLCHHRGTTVKAVNVCRECRNMPLCLECSLAHRKNKFTKNHVVTCLVYTFNKQEVLCDAHNEPLTLFCTTCSLIVCHVCVSLDHVDHDVETFNDVVNTEVEKVRSALEIEEEWLDVLKSDDKELQASKAIAQEIEDVLIKSIEDHAEKCIKEIMKKKEVLKTQVKADCEVVRVMENWLEAMSELQKASADVVAAADQLLNEQAELHSTFVKKLIGLKTQLDELKEGHHAYELNKKKYQRAFKELRENSIRFYPRMPNCNIGGFEDLYAVPRCNDGGPCVCETCERKADSSRVDECRQKGTCTCGTCGCVFNRARINKKGRCACKFQCDHDTRCNRCGSYVECEGRAMRCENIIAVQNYIP; this is encoded by the exons ATGGCAGCTTCCGATACCAAGCGAGACTTGTGCATGATATGCTTGGAGGCGCCTGATGTCAGAAAG GTTGACACGTGCCAGCATTCCTACTGCGAAAACTGTCTATCTTCGCCCAACTTTTCCTGCCCACAGTGTGTAAATGACAACCTAGAATCAGGCCGTTCTAAAAAGGAGCTGGCTGCCAGAGGAGAATCCGAAAAGCCCACCGCTGGGGACTGTAACAATGCCCCTCTCGTAGCTGCGATTTGTAAGCTCTGCCATCACAGAGGGACGACAGTTAAAGCTGTAAACGTGTGCAGAGAATGTAGGAACATGCCGTTGTGTTTAGAGTGCTCTCTGGCGCATCGAAAGAATAAATTTACAAAGAACCATGTTGTGACTTGTCtggtttacacctttaacaagCAAGAGGTTCTGTGTGATGCCCATAACGAGCCTCTCACGCTGTTCTGTACCACGTGCTCCCTAATTGTCTGTCATGTGTGTGTTTCGTTAGATCACGTGGACCATGATGTCGAAACTTTCAATGACGTGGTCAACACCGAGGTGGAAAAGGTCAGGAGTGCTTTGGAGATTGAAGAGGAATGGTTGGATGTGTTAAAGTCCGATGACAAAGAACTGCAGGCATCGAAAGCAATTGCACAAGAAATTGAGGACGTGTTGATCAAGTCGATTGAAGACCACGCTGAGAAGTGTATTAAGGAGATCATGAAGAAGAAGGAGGTTTTAAAAACGCAAGTTAAGGCTGATTGTGAGGTTGTGAGAGTGATGGAGAACTGGTTGGAGGCAATGTCAGAGTTACAGAAGGCATCTGCTGATGTTGTCGCTGCAGCAGATCAGCTCCTGAACGAGCAGGCAGAGCTACATTCGACTTTCGTAAAGAAGTTGATAGGTCTGAAGACGCAGTTGGATGAGTTGAAGGAAGGCCACCATGCTTATGAGTTGAACAAGAAAAAGTATCAACGAGCTTTCAAGGAACTTCGGGAGAATTCCATTAGATTTTATCCGAGGATGCCTAATTGCAATATTGGAGGCTTCGAAGACCTGTATGCCGTGCCAAGGTGTAATGATGGTGGTCCATGTGTATGTGAAACGTGTGAACGGAAGGCTGACTCGTCTCGAGTTGATGAATGTCGTCAGAAAGGAACGTGTACCTGCGGGACATGTGGGTGTGTGTTTAATCGCGCGCGGATCAACAAGAAAGGACGTTGCGCTTGTAAATTCCAATGCGATCACGACACACGATGTAACAGATGCGGATCATACGTAGAATGTGAAGGCCGCGCAATGCGATGCGAGAATATAATTGCTGTTCAAAACTATATCCCTTGA
- the LOC135498868 gene encoding tripartite motif-containing protein 42-like, with product MVRRSMGNRSKKARFSMATPEVNENGMAVPEVTENDTVVPEVKVINDNSTAAPEAKQEMCIMCLETPAVTKVEICQHSFCEGCLTSHNPEANAEALICPACEVKPVDENEEIKENEADRVLLGKSVADGDDKENTKVDGFDMTSPNPVVHVVDQIKVMGPFLEGNCKLCHYQGNVVKAIKACEECQRLPLCVNCIDGHRANKATKDHVIAPLGVLKRRRDALCDDHKESLDTFCATCSKFLCHVCLSMGHAEHVIEALNDVIHVKVEEMRRALEYEEKRFRQLKNDEKMLVKSKETAVKMEDYLIKLIEDHAEECIDEILKNKETLKRQLKSDFAVIGVLTKRVEAMPELLRVSEERKGSGEYLLNDGAELQPTYVEKLKALLKELDHLKGNHPGYWLDKREYQKEFESLCEKAPKFFPRKPNLDIGGFKDPGPSCKNGGACVCEICQQATNKPQ from the exons GAATCGGAGCAAAAAGGCGCGATTCAGTATGGCGACTCCAGAGGTTAACGAGAATGGCATGGCTGTACCCGAAGTTACAGAGAACGACACGGTAGTTcccgaggtcaaggtcatcaacGACAACAGCACGGCAGCTCCCGAGGCTAAACAGGAAATGTGTATAATGTGTCTTGAGACCCCAGCAGTGACGAAG GTGGAAATATGTCAACACTCTTTCTGTGAAGGCTGCCTGACCTCTCACAACCCGGAGGCCAACGCCGAGGCTCTCATATGCCCTGCTTGCGAGGTTAAGCCGGTAGACGAAAACGAGGAAATCAAGGAAAACGAGGCAGATAGAGTCCTACTAGGGAAGTCTGTGGCGGATGGGGACGACAAAGAAAACACTAAAGTTGACGGTTTCGATATGACATCCCCGAATcctgttgtacatgtagttgaccaGATCAAGGTGATGGGGCCATTCTTGGAAGGCAACTGCAAGCTGTGTCACTACCAAGGGAATGTGGTCAAAGCGATAAAAGCCTGCGAAGAATGTCAGCGGCTTCCCCTCTGTGTCAACTGCATCGATGGCCATCGCGCGAATAAGGCCACAAAGGATCACGTCATTGCACCCTTGGGTGTCCTGAAGAGGAGGAGAGACGCCTTGTGTGATGATCATAAAGAAAGTCTTGACACTTTCTGCGCGACTTGTTCGAAGTTTCTGTGTCACGTATGTCTGTCAATGGGACATGCCGAACACGTCATTGAGGCACTCAATGACGTCATCCACGTGAAAGTTGAGGAAATGAGACGGGCGCTTGAGTACGAAGAGAAGAGGTTTCGACAGCTCAAAAACGATGAGAAGATGCTAGTGAAATCGAAGGAAACTGCCGTGAAGATGGAAGACTATCTGATCAAGCTGATTGAGGACCACGCAGAGGAATGCATTGACGAAATCCTGAAGAATAAGGAAACACTGAAGAGGCAACTGAAGTCTGACTTCGCAGTCATAGGCGTGTTGACCAAGCGTGTCGAAGCGATGCCCGAACTACTCAGGGTGTCCGAGGAGAGGAAAGGTAGCGGGGAGTACCTCCTGAACGACGGAGCCGAACTTCAACCCACGTATGTCGAGAAGTTGAAAGCTCTACTGAAAGAGCTTGACCATTTGAAAGGGAATCATCCCGGGTACTGGTTGGACAAGAGGGAATACCAGAAGGAATTCGAGAGTCTTTGTGAAAAGGCCCCCAAGTTCTTCCCTCGAAAACCGAATCTGGACATTGGGGGATTCAAAGACCCCGGCCCGTCATGCAAGAATGGTGGTGCATGCGTCTGTGAGATATGCCAACAAGCCACCAACAAGCCTCAGTGA